The following proteins come from a genomic window of Geminicoccaceae bacterium SCSIO 64248:
- the rpsL gene encoding 30S ribosomal protein S12, whose translation MPTINQLVRSGREPQKARNKVPALEACPQKRGVCTRVYTTTPKKPNSALRKVARVRLTNGFEVTSYIPGEGHNLQEHSVVLLRGGRVKDLPGVRYHIVRGALDTQGVNARKQRRSKYGVKRPK comes from the coding sequence ATGCCGACGATCAATCAGCTGGTGCGCAGCGGTCGCGAACCGCAGAAGGCGCGGAACAAGGTCCCCGCCCTCGAGGCCTGCCCGCAGAAGCGGGGTGTCTGCACGCGCGTCTACACGACGACGCCGAAGAAGCCGAACTCGGCTCTGCGCAAGGTCGCGCGCGTGCGCCTGACCAACGGTTTCGAGGTCACCAGCTATATTCCGGGCGAAGGCCACAACCTGCAGGAGCACAGCGTGGTGCTGCTGCGCGGTGGCCGCGTTAAGGACCTGCCTGGCGTTCGCTACCACATTGTCCGCGGCGCGCTCGATACCCAGGGCGTCAACGCACGCAAGCAGCGCCGTTCGAAGTACGGCGTGAAGCGTCCGAAGTAA
- the rpsG gene encoding 30S ribosomal protein S7, translating into MARRRAADKREVLPDAKFGDLVLMKFINSIMNDGMKSTAETIVYQAFDKISSRSGREPLQTFHDAIENVKPALEVRSRRVGGATYQVPVEVRPERRQTLAIRWLITSARARSEKTMTDRLAGELLDAANQRGSAVKKREDTLRMAEANRAFSHYRW; encoded by the coding sequence ATGGCTCGACGCCGCGCAGCGGACAAGCGGGAGGTTCTGCCGGACGCCAAGTTCGGCGACCTCGTGCTGATGAAGTTCATCAACTCGATCATGAACGACGGCATGAAGTCGACGGCGGAGACGATCGTCTACCAGGCGTTCGACAAGATCAGCTCGCGCAGCGGCCGCGAGCCCCTGCAGACGTTTCACGACGCCATCGAGAACGTGAAGCCGGCGCTCGAGGTCCGCTCGCGTCGTGTCGGCGGCGCCACCTACCAGGTCCCGGTCGAGGTCCGGCCCGAGCGGCGCCAGACCCTGGCGATCCGCTGGCTGATCACCTCCGCGCGCGCGCGCTCGGAGAAGACCATGACCGACCGCCTCGCCGGCGAGCTCCTGGACGCCGCCAACCAGCGGGGTTCGGCCGTGAAGAAGCGTGAGGACACGCTGCGCATGGCCGAAGCCAACCGCGCCTTCTCGCATTATCGCTGGTAA
- the fusA gene encoding elongation factor G codes for MSRSTPLGRYRNIGIMAHIDAGKTTTTERILYYTGRSYKIGEVHEGTAVMDWMEQEQERGITITSAATTCFWKDHRINIIDTPGHVDFTIEVERSLRVLDGAVAVFDAVAGVEPQSETVWRQADKYRVPRICFVNKMDRVGADFFRCVSMIEDRLGATPLVLTLPWGAEADYVGHVDLVKNQGVRWKDDQLGAEFEYVDIPAELAEQAAEYRTKLVEAAVELDDAALEKYFEGEEPDEQTLNECIRKGALTARFVPVLCGTAFKNKGVQTLLDAVICYLPAPTDVPPVHGIDPKTEESVVRKAEDSEPFSGLAFKIMTDPFVGSLTFVRIYSGVLQSGTYVQNTVKGNRERIGRLLMMHANSREEVKEANAGDIVALVGLKDTITGETLAAMDAPVILERMEFPEPVIEVAVEPKTKADQEKLSVALNKLAQEDPSFRVGMDAESGQTVIKGMGELHLEIIVDRLKREFKVDANVGAPQVAYRETVTRRTEVDYTHKKQTGGSGQFARIKIVLEPGEQGSGLKFESKIVGGAVPKEYIPGVQKGIESQVSNGVIAGFPMIDIHVELIDGAYHDVDSSVMAFEIASRAAFREAAQKAGPQLLEPIMAVEAVTPDDYMGDIIGDLNSRRGQVQGMEQRGNAQVIRAMVPLANMFGYVNTLRSLSQGRAQFTMTFDHYEPVPQMVADEIKQKYA; via the coding sequence ATGTCCCGCAGCACCCCTCTCGGACGCTACCGCAATATCGGCATCATGGCGCACATCGATGCCGGCAAGACCACCACGACCGAGCGCATCCTCTATTACACCGGCCGTTCGTACAAGATCGGCGAGGTGCACGAGGGCACGGCGGTCATGGACTGGATGGAGCAGGAGCAGGAGCGCGGCATCACCATCACGTCGGCCGCGACGACCTGCTTCTGGAAGGACCATCGGATCAACATCATCGACACCCCTGGCCACGTCGACTTCACGATCGAAGTCGAGCGCAGCCTGCGGGTGCTCGACGGTGCGGTGGCCGTGTTCGATGCCGTGGCCGGCGTCGAGCCCCAGTCCGAGACGGTCTGGCGCCAGGCGGACAAGTACCGGGTGCCGCGGATCTGCTTCGTCAACAAGATGGACCGGGTCGGCGCGGATTTCTTCCGCTGCGTCTCGATGATCGAGGATCGTCTCGGCGCGACGCCGCTGGTGCTGACGCTGCCATGGGGCGCCGAAGCGGACTATGTCGGCCATGTCGACCTGGTGAAGAACCAGGGCGTGCGCTGGAAGGACGACCAGCTGGGCGCCGAGTTCGAGTATGTCGACATCCCGGCCGAGCTCGCCGAGCAGGCCGCCGAGTACCGCACCAAGCTGGTCGAGGCGGCTGTCGAGCTCGACGACGCGGCGCTCGAGAAGTATTTCGAGGGCGAGGAGCCGGACGAGCAGACCCTGAACGAGTGCATCCGCAAGGGCGCGCTGACCGCGCGCTTCGTGCCGGTCCTGTGCGGCACGGCCTTCAAGAACAAGGGTGTGCAGACGCTCCTCGACGCCGTGATCTGCTACCTGCCGGCGCCGACCGACGTGCCGCCGGTGCACGGCATCGATCCGAAGACCGAGGAGAGCGTGGTCCGCAAGGCGGAGGACAGCGAGCCGTTCTCCGGTCTCGCCTTCAAGATCATGACCGATCCCTTCGTCGGCTCGCTGACCTTCGTCCGCATCTATTCGGGCGTTCTGCAGAGCGGCACCTACGTGCAGAACACGGTCAAGGGCAACCGCGAGCGCATCGGCCGCCTGCTGATGATGCACGCGAACAGCCGCGAAGAGGTGAAGGAGGCTAATGCCGGCGACATCGTTGCCCTGGTCGGCCTCAAGGACACGATCACCGGCGAGACGCTGGCGGCCATGGACGCGCCCGTGATCCTCGAGCGGATGGAGTTCCCCGAGCCGGTCATCGAGGTCGCGGTCGAGCCGAAGACCAAGGCCGACCAGGAGAAGCTGTCGGTCGCGCTGAACAAGCTGGCCCAGGAGGATCCGTCCTTCCGCGTCGGCATGGACGCCGAGTCCGGTCAGACCGTCATCAAGGGCATGGGCGAACTGCACCTCGAGATCATCGTCGACCGGCTCAAGCGCGAGTTCAAGGTCGACGCCAATGTCGGCGCGCCGCAGGTCGCCTATCGCGAGACGGTTACGCGCCGCACCGAGGTCGACTACACCCACAAGAAGCAGACCGGCGGCTCCGGCCAGTTCGCGCGGATCAAGATCGTCCTCGAGCCGGGCGAGCAGGGCTCCGGCCTGAAGTTCGAGAGCAAGATCGTCGGCGGCGCCGTGCCCAAGGAGTACATCCCGGGCGTGCAGAAAGGCATCGAGAGCCAGGTCAGCAACGGCGTGATCGCGGGCTTCCCGATGATCGATATCCATGTCGAGCTGATCGACGGCGCCTATCACGACGTCGACAGCTCGGTGATGGCGTTCGAGATCGCGTCGCGCGCGGCGTTCCGCGAGGCGGCGCAAAAGGCCGGTCCCCAGCTGCTCGAGCCGATCATGGCGGTCGAGGCCGTGACGCCCGACGACTACATGGGCGACATCATCGGCGACCTGAACAGCCGCCGGGGCCAGGTCCAGGGCATGGAGCAGCGGGGCAACGCGCAGGTCATCCGCGCCATGGTGCCGCTCGCCAACATGTTCGGCTACGTCAACACGCTGCGCTCGCTGTCGCAAGGCCGCGCTCAGTTCACCATGACCTTCGACCATTACGAGCCCGTGCCGCAGATGGTCGCCGACGAGATCAAGCAGAAATACGCCTAA
- the tuf gene encoding elongation factor Tu, translating to MAKAKFERNKPHANVGTIGHVDHGKTTLTAAITKVLAETGGATFTSYDAIDKAPEEKARGITINTAHVEYETENRHYAHVDCPGHADYVKNMITGAAQMDGAILVVSAADGPMPQTREHILLARQVGVPALVVFLNKVDQVDDEELLELVELEVRELLSNYDFPGDDVPIVKGSALKALEGDGSAQGAPAILELMQAVDSYIPQPERPKDLPFLMPIEDVFSISGRGTVVTGRVERGIVNVGDEIEIVGIKATTKTTCTGVEMFRKLLDRGEPGDNVGILLRGVKRDDVERGQVLCKPGSITPHTKFKAETYVLTKEEGGRHTPFFANYRPQFYFRTTDVTGSIELPEGTEMVMPGDNVTMTVNLISPIAMEEGLRFAIREGGRTVGAGVVAQIIE from the coding sequence ATGGCAAAGGCGAAGTTTGAGCGGAACAAGCCGCACGCGAACGTGGGAACGATCGGACACGTCGACCACGGGAAGACGACGTTGACGGCGGCGATCACGAAGGTGCTGGCGGAGACGGGCGGGGCGACGTTCACGTCGTACGACGCGATCGACAAGGCGCCGGAGGAGAAGGCGCGGGGGATCACGATCAACACGGCGCACGTGGAGTACGAGACGGAGAACCGACACTACGCGCACGTGGACTGCCCGGGCCACGCCGACTACGTGAAGAACATGATCACGGGCGCGGCGCAGATGGACGGTGCGATTTTGGTGGTGTCGGCGGCGGACGGCCCGATGCCGCAGACGCGGGAGCACATTTTGCTGGCGCGTCAGGTGGGCGTGCCGGCGTTGGTGGTGTTCCTGAACAAGGTGGACCAGGTCGACGACGAGGAGCTGTTGGAGCTGGTCGAGCTGGAGGTGCGCGAGCTTCTGTCGAACTACGACTTCCCGGGCGACGACGTGCCGATCGTGAAGGGGTCGGCCTTGAAGGCGCTGGAGGGCGACGGCAGCGCGCAGGGGGCGCCGGCGATTTTGGAGCTGATGCAGGCGGTGGACAGCTACATCCCGCAGCCGGAGCGTCCGAAGGACCTGCCGTTTTTGATGCCGATCGAGGACGTGTTCTCGATCTCGGGCCGGGGCACGGTGGTGACGGGCCGGGTGGAGCGCGGGATCGTGAACGTGGGCGACGAGATCGAGATCGTCGGGATCAAGGCGACGACGAAGACGACGTGCACGGGCGTGGAGATGTTCCGCAAGCTGTTGGACCGGGGCGAGCCGGGCGACAACGTGGGCATTCTGCTGCGCGGCGTGAAGCGTGACGACGTCGAGCGGGGCCAGGTGCTGTGCAAGCCGGGCTCGATCACGCCGCACACGAAGTTCAAGGCGGAGACCTACGTGCTGACCAAGGAGGAGGGCGGCCGCCACACGCCGTTCTTCGCGAACTACCGGCCGCAGTTCTACTTCCGGACGACGGACGTGACGGGCTCGATCGAGCTGCCGGAAGGGACGGAGATGGTGATGCCGGGCGACAACGTGACGATGACGGTGAACCTGATCAGCCCGATCGCGATGGAGGAGGGCCTGCGCTTCGCGATCCGCGAGGGCGGCCGCACGGTCGGCGCCGGCGTCGTCGCCCAGATCATCGAATAA
- the rpsJ gene encoding 30S ribosomal protein S10: MDTQNIRIRLKAFDHRVLDSSVREIVNTAKRTGARVQGPIPLPTRMERFTVLRSPHVDKKSREQFEVRTHKRLLDIVDPTPQTVDALMKLDLAAGVDVEIKL, encoded by the coding sequence ATGGACACGCAGAACATCCGCATCCGCCTGAAGGCGTTCGACCACCGGGTGCTCGATTCCTCGGTGCGCGAGATCGTCAACACGGCGAAGCGGACCGGGGCTCGGGTGCAAGGCCCGATCCCGCTGCCGACGCGCATGGAGCGCTTCACGGTGCTGCGGTCGCCGCACGTCGATAAGAAGTCGCGCGAGCAGTTCGAGGTACGCACCCATAAGCGTCTGCTCGACATTGTCGACCCGACGCCCCAGACCGTGGACGCGCTGATGAAGCTCGACCTGGCCGCGGGCGTCGACGTCGAGATCAAGCTGTAG
- the rplC gene encoding 50S ribosomal protein L3, with the protein MRTGLLAQKVGMTRLFTPTGAHLAVTVLKVEDCEVIAARTLETDGYTAVQLGAGKVKPKNVTKPMRGHFAKAKVEPKRKVAEFRVSPDAVLEPGTGLGVGHFVIGQYVDVTGTSIGKGFAGAMKRHNFGGLRASHGVSISHRSHGSTGNRQDPGKVFKNKKMAGHMGDRQVTTQNLEVVGVDVERSLLLIKGAVPGPKNGFVQVYDAAKRAVPKEAPYPAGTREAPEVVAGEEA; encoded by the coding sequence ATGCGAACCGGGCTTCTCGCTCAGAAGGTGGGCATGACCCGCCTGTTCACGCCGACCGGCGCGCATCTCGCGGTCACCGTCCTCAAGGTCGAGGATTGCGAGGTGATCGCGGCGCGTACGCTTGAGACGGACGGCTATACGGCTGTCCAACTCGGCGCGGGCAAGGTCAAGCCGAAGAACGTCACCAAGCCGATGCGCGGTCATTTCGCCAAGGCGAAGGTCGAGCCGAAGCGCAAGGTGGCGGAGTTCCGCGTCTCGCCGGACGCCGTGCTCGAGCCGGGCACCGGCCTGGGCGTCGGGCATTTCGTCATCGGCCAATATGTCGACGTGACCGGCACCAGCATCGGCAAGGGCTTCGCCGGCGCGATGAAGCGCCACAATTTCGGCGGTCTGCGCGCCTCGCACGGCGTGTCGATCAGCCACCGCTCGCACGGCTCGACCGGCAATCGCCAGGATCCCGGCAAGGTCTTCAAGAACAAGAAGATGGCCGGCCACATGGGCGACCGTCAGGTCACGACCCAGAACCTGGAGGTCGTCGGCGTCGACGTCGAGCGCTCGCTGCTCCTGATCAAGGGCGCGGTGCCGGGGCCGAAGAACGGCTTCGTGCAGGTGTACGACGCGGCCAAGCGGGCGGTGCCGAAGGAGGCGCCGTACCCGGCCGGGACGCGCGAGGCCCCCGAGGTCGTCGCCGGTGAGGAGGCCTGA